The Tumebacillus sp. BK434 genome segment TTGCTGACCGCAGGCACGTCGATCGTGCTGGGATCGTCGGTCGGCACCTTGTCGACGATGGGGGCGGCGATCGCAGGTCTTGGGCTGGTCTTTGGCATCTCGCCGGGGCTGATCGGCGGCGCCTTGATCTCCGGCGCGATGGTCGGCGACCGGATGTCGCCGGTGTCCGGCGCATTTCATCTGCTCTCCTCGATGACGGGGACCAAGCCGGAGCACAACTACAAGCCGCTGCTGTCGACGGGGCTGCCGATGCTCTTGATCTGCACGGGGCTCTTTTTCTGGCTCGGGCACGGCGCCGGTGCGGGGGCGCCGGCCGATCCGCAGAACACGCCGCTGGTCAGCGCCTTGACCGGGCAGTACGACTTGCCATGGTTCGTGCTGCTCCCACCCGCGATGGTGCTGCTGCTCGCCGCTTTGCGGGTGCCGATCCACTGGAACCTGTCGCTTGGCATCGTGACCGGCGCGGTCTTAGCGATCTGGGTGCAGGGCGAGTCGGTCGCGGCGGTGCTGCGCGCCGTCTGGTTCGGTTTTGAGCTGCGCGAGGGCGGCAACTCGCTGCTGCACGGCGGCGGGGTGTGGCCGATGCTCAATCAAGCGCTCCTGATCTTCTGCGCCGGGATGTTAAACGGGGTGATGGAAGCGACCGGCATGATGCAGACCCTGTTGCAAAAGCTGCTCGGGGGCATCGAGCGCTACCTCGGATTGATCGTCTCCTCGATGCTGCTGTCGGTGTCGATGGCGCTGCTCGCCTGCAACCAGGCTTTGGCGATCATCGTGCCCGGCCGCGCTTTGCGCCCGGTCTATGACCGGCTGCAGGTGCCGCCACGCGAGCTGGTGCGGGCGCTCGGCGACTCCGGCGTCGTCGCTTCGGCGCTGATTCCGTGGAACCTGCACGGCATTTTATGCTCGGCCGCGATGGGGATCGCGACGATGACTTTTTTTCCGTATGCCTTCTATTTGCTCGGCCTTCCGCTTTTAACTCTTTTATTGTCCATTTGGAAGAATCGATTGAATTCTAATAGGATTACGACGATTCTCAATTGACAAGCGCTTTCATAGTTAGTAAAATTTAAAGTGGATGGGGTTATCTTTTGTGATCGCAATATTTTGTGTTGCACGAGAGAGAAAGAGGGGGATCTAAATGAAAAGGAAGAGCTACAGTCAGTCGCTCGCTGATCTGAAAGGCCGCGGTATTCGTCTGACACCGCAGAGGCAAATCATTCTGCAGTATCTGAAAGAAACCGAGGAGCATCCGACAGCCGAGCAAGTGTATCACAAAATAGGGGAACAGTTTCCGGGCATTTCGCTGGCGACTGTGTACAACACCTTGAACATGCTCAAGGAATTAGGGGTAATCCGCGAATTGTCGTATGGAGATGTCTCCAGCCGTTACGACGGCAACGATTCGGAGCATGCACACCTGGTGTGTGAACATTGTGCCCAAGTGCTGGACATCGCATCTCCGCCGGAAGAGGCGGTACTCACCAAGAATGTACAACAAGCCGGATTTACGGTGTCTTCATATCGCTTGGAGTATTATGGAACTTGTGCGTCGTGTGCGCAAAGCGCGCCGTACCAAAAAGATCACGCTTCGTAAGTCACATGATTCCATATGCATGAAAGGGCCTGCACAGGGGTGTGCAGGCTCTTTTCTTGGAGCTGCTTTATCTGGTACAATGGAATTATTATAAGAATTCACATACTGGTGAGGTGAAGCGAGATGCTGAGAAGCTCGTTTACAGAGTCCCTCGCTGATCTGAAGTCTCGCGGCGTGCGTCTGACACCGCAGCGGCAGATGATCCTGCGTTATTTGAAAGAGACGCACGAACATCCGACAGCCGAACAGATTTATCATCAGGTCAGCCAGGAGTTTTCCGGAATCAGCATGGCGACCGTTTACAATACCCTGCACCGTCTGAAGGAGCTTGGCGTGATCCGCGAGCTGTCCTACGGTGACATGTCGAGCCGCTATGACGGCAACGACTCGGAGCACGCGCATCTGGTCTGCGAAGGCTGCGGCAAGGTAAGCGACGTGCCCTGTCCGCCGAAAGCAGCGCTGGAGACGCCGGAACTGGCTGAGCTTGGCTATGCGGTCGGTTCGTACCGGCTGGAGTTTTACGGCATTTGCCCGAGCTGCCAGGCGCATGAGGTGCGCCCGCAGGATTCTGAGCTGAACTAAAGCGTCCCGTCCGTGCGGCGGGGCGTTTTTTATCGGATGCGTTTTGAGGGGACATGGTTTTTGCAGGACAAGCGTTTGGCGTGGAGAGGAGCAGGCGAGGATGGGATACGTGTTTGTGGTCGCTGCGATGCTGATCTGGGGCAGCGTGGGGATCTTTGGCCGCTGGGCCGACCAGCCGGCGACGGTGATCGTGCTGTACCGCGTGCTGTCCGCCTGTGTGGTGCTCGGCTTGTATCAGGCCGTGCGCGGCGGCGGGCTCAAGCGAGCCTGGCAGGAAGCGGCCGGGCAATACGCGTGGGTGATGTTTGGCGGTGTGGTGCTGGCTTTGAACTGGATCTTCTTCTTTCAGGCGGTGCAGATGACGTCGCTGGCCAATGCGGTGCTGTCCTACTATGTGGCACCCGTGTTGGTCACGCTGCTCGCCCCCGTTTTGTTAAAAGAAAAGCTGGAGCGGCGCACGCTCTTGTTTGTCGGGATGGCCTTCCTCGGGACGCTGATCATGAACCCGCTCGGCGAAGTCGGCGGCGATCATCTGCTCGGCATGCTCTCGGGCTTAACCGCCGCGTTTTTCTACGCGATGGTGACGATCTCCGGGAAAAAAGTGACCGGGATGCAGGCGCACACGCTCGTGCTCTGGCAGACGGGAACGGCGACCCTCGTGCTGCTGCCTTACGTGCTGTGGCAGGGGATGGCAATGCCGTCGCTCCCGTCGCTCGGCGTGATGGTGACGATCGGCTTGGTGCATACGGCGCTTGCGTTGACGCTTTATTTCCTCGGTCTGAACCGGGTGAAAGTGCAGCACGTCGGGGTGCTCGGCTATCTCGATCCGGTGAGCGCGATCTTGTTTGCCTACCTGTTTTTTGGCGAAGCGCCGAGTATGGAAACCTGGATTGGTGGCATCCTAATTCTGGTAAGTTCCTATTTGATTTTGCGCAGCAAGGAAACGGGAGGACATCTCGATGGCAGCCGAACAGAAGCGCAGAATGCGACCGATTGAAAAAGGGGTCTTGTACTTCATCCTGCTAGGCGGTCTGGTCGGCGTGGGATTCATGTTTTATTTGAATGCGCACGTCGACGACTGGAAGGTGCAACTGAACAGCAACATGGACAGTGAAAAAGCCCAATCCCTCCGCTAGCTGAGGGATTGGGCTTTTTCTGATCAGACCCACTCCATGATGATCAGGTCGCCGTGTTTGATCGGTGTGAGAAAGGTCGCCGGCAGCGCGTTGACGGTCAGCTTCAGGTCGAGCGCGCCGGGCGGGCGTTCGTCTTCGATGCGGATGTAGCGGAACAGGTCGCTCAGCACCGGCTGCCATTCCGGCGTCTCGGCCGTTTCGCCGCCCTGCGGCTGCCGGTTGAAGAGCAGCGTGTCTCCGTCGCGGACGAGGTCGTCGAGCGATGCCGGTTTGCCGTTTACGTAGATCGGCGGGCGCGGACCTTCGAGGTTGATCGGGCGGTTGTTGCAGAGCACGCCGATCGTCAGCCCCGGATGCAGGCTCTCGTCATAGAAGAACCGCACGTTGTAGATCGGGTCGGGCGCCGGGCCGAACTGCAGCAT includes the following:
- a CDS encoding Fur family transcriptional regulator — protein: MLRSSFTESLADLKSRGVRLTPQRQMILRYLKETHEHPTAEQIYHQVSQEFSGISMATVYNTLHRLKELGVIRELSYGDMSSRYDGNDSEHAHLVCEGCGKVSDVPCPPKAALETPELAELGYAVGSYRLEFYGICPSCQAHEVRPQDSELN
- a CDS encoding Fur family transcriptional regulator, which produces MKRKSYSQSLADLKGRGIRLTPQRQIILQYLKETEEHPTAEQVYHKIGEQFPGISLATVYNTLNMLKELGVIRELSYGDVSSRYDGNDSEHAHLVCEHCAQVLDIASPPEEAVLTKNVQQAGFTVSSYRLEYYGTCASCAQSAPYQKDHAS
- a CDS encoding Na+/H+ antiporter NhaC family protein, with product MNTGEERAGGGFAFGLAALPFLCSIGGLLLCIYALELPLYLALLLGWGVAVAIAVSHRFSWRDVWRGTYQGMKSTLLVIGILLLIAGVISSWLISGTVPGLIYYGMQFIQPEYLVVMAFLLTAGTSIVLGSSVGTLSTMGAAIAGLGLVFGISPGLIGGALISGAMVGDRMSPVSGAFHLLSSMTGTKPEHNYKPLLSTGLPMLLICTGLFFWLGHGAGAGAPADPQNTPLVSALTGQYDLPWFVLLPPAMVLLLAALRVPIHWNLSLGIVTGAVLAIWVQGESVAAVLRAVWFGFELREGGNSLLHGGGVWPMLNQALLIFCAGMLNGVMEATGMMQTLLQKLLGGIERYLGLIVSSMLLSVSMALLACNQALAIIVPGRALRPVYDRLQVPPRELVRALGDSGVVASALIPWNLHGILCSAAMGIATMTFFPYAFYLLGLPLLTLLLSIWKNRLNSNRITTILN
- a CDS encoding DMT family transporter, translating into MGYVFVVAAMLIWGSVGIFGRWADQPATVIVLYRVLSACVVLGLYQAVRGGGLKRAWQEAAGQYAWVMFGGVVLALNWIFFFQAVQMTSLANAVLSYYVAPVLVTLLAPVLLKEKLERRTLLFVGMAFLGTLIMNPLGEVGGDHLLGMLSGLTAAFFYAMVTISGKKVTGMQAHTLVLWQTGTATLVLLPYVLWQGMAMPSLPSLGVMVTIGLVHTALALTLYFLGLNRVKVQHVGVLGYLDPVSAILFAYLFFGEAPSMETWIGGILILVSSYLILRSKETGGHLDGSRTEAQNATD